In Thermodesulfovibrionales bacterium, a single genomic region encodes these proteins:
- a CDS encoding DUF2934 domain-containing protein has translation MITVDLVEEVALKLYVESGKAEGHDLDNWLEAERIVWNSIEEETECMLQLRT, from the coding sequence CTTAGTAGAAGAAGTGGCTCTGAAGCTCTACGTCGAAAGTGGGAAGGCCGAGGGGCATGACCTTGACAACTGGCTCGAGGCAGAAAGGATTGTCTGGAACAGTATCGAGGAGGAGACAGAGTGCATGCTCCAGTTGCGGACATAG